The region aatttatgtgtttttatcgaaaaattgattgaaaattttgtatattcaagttattttacattgttatgcttcaaaacgataaaatttattaaaacaagccaatacagagacgccaaggtaaaagaaagaaaaacgtgctATTGTAGTggatttcagcttttttgcaccaaaacacaaaaatacaggcaaaacctATAATTATAcgctatttgtttaaagaactgatataagtaaaaaatgggttattttgtttttttctagcattttatgaACTTAAactcaaaaatacaaataaaacgcTATATTTGTTATATCGTCTTATTTAGGTGTTTAtagggtgttttatgaaaaaaaaaattcagctgaaaattttgtatattcaagtctttTTACATTATGGTTGAAAACGAtattattgatgaaaacaaggcaaataGAGAAACCAAcgtaaaactgagaaaaaagtgttattttagtagtttcctacttttctgaatcaaaacacctaaatatacgcaaaacgcatgattacacaatatttgtttcaggaattgaaatatgtcaaaaatggattactttggtgttttccaccatttcatacaccaaaactcagaaatgaaggcaaaacactatatttgttaaaacgtcttattcatatgtttttaaggtgtttttattaaaaaaaattgattcaaatttttctatattcaagttatttttacattgttatgcttcaaacggataaaattgataaaaagaagccAATATACTAAAACGAAACTTTTGtgtaaaaaatatttaaaaaaagcgGAAATTCATTAATATAAcacctttttcctactttcacttttttttttttttctatattacctAGGTTTCATGaaatttatcgttttgaagcattacAATATAAAacgacttgaatatacaaaattttcaatcgagatagctttttttcataaaacaccttaaaaacacacaaataagactttttaacaaatatagtgttttcctgcattcgagttttggtgcataaaattatGCAAACCTTCAAaacaacccattttttacatatttcagttctttaaacaaatacagAATAATCATACGTTTTTCccggcatttctgtgttttggtgcaaaaaagctgaaatccAATAAAGTAAcacgtattttcttattttgacctTACCTTCaatatattggcttgttttcatcaattttaccgTATAAGAGCTTAACAATGGAAAATAACTTcgatatacaaaattttcaatcgagattttttttttttttttaacaccttgaaaacacataaatcagacgttttaacaaatttacTGTTTTACCtgaatttctgagttttagtgtataaaatgctggaaaacaccaaaataacccgtttttgacatatttcggttccttaaacaaatagtgtgtaatcattcattttgcctgcatttctgtgttttgtgcaAAAAGAGCGGAATATCACTAGAATAACAcgtttttcctattttacattggttttctatattggcttgttttcatcaattttaatgttttgaaacataacaatgtaaaataacttgaatatacaaaattttcaatcgagatagatttcttttcataaaacaccttaaaaacatcaaaTGTTTTaataaaatatagtgttttatctgcatttctgagttttggtgcataaaatgctggaaaactccaaaataacccgttcTTTACATGTTTCAGTTtcttaaagaactgaaatatgtaaaaaaaatgggttattttggtgttttgcatcattttatgcatcaaaactcagaaatgccagcaaaacactataattgttaaaaagtcttatttatgcatttataaggtgttttatgaaaaaaatctttctcgtttgaaaattttgtatattcaagtcattttacattatgctttaaaacaataaaattgatgaaaactagccaatatagagaaaccaaggtaaaattaagaaaaacgtgttatatTACTGGTTTTCAGattatttccaccaaaacacagaaataaagggaaaacgCCTGACTACACAGTATttctttaaggaactgaaatatgtcataattggtttattttggtgttttcagcattttatgcaacaaaactcagtaaTGCAGGCATagcactatacttgttaaaacatcttaattatgtgtttttaacccgtaaagtccgacaggccttaaatagggctgcattgcacacttccgagtccttaaatggggcagctactttgagcgctaataaaaaccgcgctagcattggtagcgctgctatatttggtcatgacgtaggcctatggtagtactgtcggctcccaagaagcacaccgctctagaaagttttttttttttttttttttaaggggggtGAAGCTAGCTAGctgaagagaaagtgggtgggaagagaaggggtgaaggaaagtaagagagagatagatggtgggcttgaccaccttgctaattttaggctctagccagctagtctaccgcaaatttctgtgaggtgcgtgagcgtcgtgtcgcggtgataattatttacgtatttacgtatttacttatttaaggaactattatttacaactatggctactggagctaagaggaagctaaagtttagtgataaaagtgatagacaaggcgggacaagacggaaagtgcacaggttggaggtagatcccgaccccgctattgtgacaacatcgtcacccacgcttgataaaaacatacgtaactataatcagccaatatgagtgaaaacacgaaaacatgtgaaaacacataaaaacatgagcagtgccttacattatgtaagaatacacataaaagcacctcccccgagttgccgctaccacaatcttctccaattatcggttattattctgacacaaccatagtgagtagagcaataaaaacttgtaggatgatgcattgtcatgtctactaacagcagatttttttccagagtaatttataagagttgatttttatgataattgcggtaatgggagggtgcgaattttgcggccatcggtcttagcgggttaaggtgctttatgaaaaaaaaatgtctggattgaaaattttgtatattcaagttattttacattgttatgcttcaacccaataaaattgatgaaaacaagccaatatagagaaaccaaagtaaaaatagggaaaacttgttaatttattggttttcctctttttgcagaaaacacagaaatgcagccaaacgaatgattacacattatttgtttaaggatctgaaatatttcaaaaccgggttattttggtgttttccagcattttatacactaaactcagaaatgcaggtaaaacactatatttgctaaagcgtcttatttatgtgtttttaaggtgttttacaaaaaaaactatctcgattgaaaattttgtatattcaagttattttatattgttatgcttcaaaaggataaaactgatgaaaacaagccaatgtAGAGAAACCAAGGTTAAAGTAAGAGaaacgtgttattttggtggatttcagcttttttgcaccaaaacacagaaatagtCAAAATCTATGATtgtacactatttgtttaaagaattgaaatatgtaaaaaatgtgttattttggtttttTGAagtattttatgcaccaaaatttcagttccttaaacaaatagtgtgtaatcatccatttttcctgcatttctgtgttttggtgcaaaaaagctgtaaaccactaaaataacacatttttcctacttttactttggtttctctatattggcttgttttcatcaattacatcgttttgaagcataatgtaaaatgacttgaatatacaaaattttcaatggatagttttttttcataaaacaccttaaaaacacataaataagatgttttaacaaatatagtgttttgccctcatttctgagttttggtgcataaaatgctggaaaacaccaaaataacccatttttgacatatttcagtttcttaactAGCTAGACAGTGTGTTGTTCTGGGGGGTAATTTTAGCAGAGCTTCATCACCACAGCTTAGCATCTCaatcagttgtgtgtgttgtgttgagaggAGTGTGTTAGTGAGGGACTGGTAACAGCTTGACATCTTAGTGTGCTGATGTACAGGGGGATGTGTTGTATTTGGGTCTACTAGTAAGGAAAGGAACCATCATCACAGCTAGTATTGTTAATGAGCTGGGTAGTGTATTGATGTACTGGTATGTGAGGTAGCAAGTAACACAAACTAACTACTCAAAACTCTAGACACACTGACTTAAAGATTGTTGAGCCCAAATAAACATACACAGCTTAGAGTTTTGTTAATAAGTTGGGTAGTGTGTTGGTgtactcttgtgtgtgtgtggtagtaggcAACataacacaaaactcaagacACAAATTGAAAGATTGTTGAACCCAAATAAACTAACATACACAGCTTAGAGTTTTGTTAATAAGCTTGATAATTGTGAcgtattggtgtgtgtggtaataaGCAACATTAACAACTCAAAACCCTAAAGACACATAGAttgaaagattcttgaaccccAAATAAACATGCACAGCTTAGAGTTTTGTTAATTAGCTTGATAATTGTGACGTACTGGTGTGAGTGGTAGCAAGTAACATAAGCTAACAACTCAAAATGCTAAAGACAAACAGACCAAAAGATTGTTGAAgctaaatacacatacataccttAGAGTTTTGTTAATCATCTGGGTAGTGTGTTGGTGTACTGGTGTGTGAGGTACTAAGCATATCTCAAAACTCTAAAGACACATAGACTAAAACATTTAACCAAAGTCATTTAACAAACACAGCTTAGAGTTTTGTTAATCATCTGGGTAGGGCATCGGTGTACTGGCATGTGAGGTAATACGCAACAAAATTCAAAACTCTAAAACCACATAGGCTTGAAAAATCAttgaagtaacctaacctaatctaaacagacaaaaacaaacttgcGCAAATAAAAGTTTGAGATATATTTGTAAGTCAACCATATCTttatctaacttaatctaatctaatgaAACTAAAACCAAAACTAACCACAATAAAAGTTTCATCTTCAAAAAATATGTCTCCATTATCCTAACCAAAATTCTTACAGATTGCGGAGGTAATGCTAATAAAAACTACAATATCTACTCCACAATTTCAATAAACACAATAGAAACACCTCAAAATTATCAAAAGAGTGATTTGTTTTAGTATTTCTTGTCATCCTTTATTTAAtcattgcattttattttttatttatctatttattatatgtatattattttagactagtattaaccccttcagtaccacgacaagtattcatatttattctgcttactattggtgattttatgcagctctagagacttatgtggggattaaaatagcatagactctggccattaatcttttaacttccCTAGACTCtaactaatatcaataaaatggtctaatgatacccaaaacttaaggtaaaaagcGCATCCCAGTATTGAACAGGTTAATTCCTTTGATGTTGTTAGAGTTACTGAAGATTATTAAAGAAAACTATAGAtcaaatgaaaacaatgaaataataacacatttttttctaactttaccTTTTAATTTGTCTAAAGATACACaagctcaaggtaaatatgGGTCCCAGTATGAAGAGGTTAATTCCTTCAGTGTTATTAGTTATTGGAGAAAACTATAGATGTAGTGAAAacgaaataatttttttttttcaaactttacCTTTTAAATTGTCTTATGataccaaaactcaaggtaaaagtgcatcccagtattgaagaactTAATTCCTTCCATGTTGTAACAATTATTGGAGATCATTATAAGAAAATCTATagatataatgaaaatgaaatcataaaaaaattttCAAACTACTTTTTAAATGGTTTaatgatacacaaaactcaagataaaaaagtgtgtcccagtattgaacaGATTAATTATCATTGgagattattaaagaaaaactatagatgaaatgaaaatgaataataacatttttttcaaaCTTTACCTTTTAAATAGTCTAATGATACccaaactgaaggtaaaaaatgagccctgttattgaagaggttaattcctTCAATGTTGCTATAGTTGTTGGagattattaaaagaaaaactatagatgaaatgaaaacaatgaaataacacacattttctttctacctttacATTTTAAATCgtctaatgatacacaactcaatttaaagagtgcatcccagtattgaagaggttaattattaaaaagaaaaattatagataaaatgaaaacaatgaaatactAACACTAATTTTACCTTTTAAATTGTCTAAtgatacccaaactcaaggtaaaaagtgtgtgccagtattgaagaggtcaCTTCCTTCAATGTTGGTAAAGTTATTGAAgagtattaaaagaaaaactatagataaaatgaaaacaatgaaataacacacatttttccttactttattttttggtatattTCATTTGTGGGATTACCCAATACAATTTTTTCCCGTAAAGACGaaacattttccctttttctcactttattCATGCATTACAATTCtcaataaattagaaaaaatcaaTTGCCATATATACACATTTTTAGAAACAAAGAGAATTTACGTTTGAAATTATCTTTGTCCTTTAATCTcgtgtaaacaaacaaataaactaaacaaaataagtaataatTAAAACGGCACTTCTTGGCACGGTTACATGGAAGGGTGTGAGGGACAGTGGCAGGGGTACCTTAGTTTTCTTCACTGGCAGAggtatatttcacttttttcttcttcttggggtTTGACAGTGGGTTTGTGGCATTGATAGGGGTGCTGGTTGCTTGTGGGAGAATGTGAAATATCCTGGCAGGGCTAGAAACACATGTatcctttagttttcttttcttcctcttcttgtgcaTCTTGGCAGGGATAAACTCATTATTGGCAGGGAtatttgagtttattttcaCCCTGTACTCCTTGGCAGGGTAATTCTCACTGGCAGGGGAAGCTACAGTGTCAAAAgatgtaacatttttttcctttttcttcctatgtTTCCTGGCAGGGGTTACATTATCATTGGCAGGGGTAGCAGAGTCTATTCCAACCCTGTCACATCTGTTCTCTACACTTGCAAGGGTTTGCATCATTATTTCTCCAGTTTttacccttttcttcctcttgactTCCTTGGCAGGGGTTACATTATCACTGGCAGGGGTAGCAGAGTCTATTCCAACCCTGTCACATCTGTTCTCTACACTGGCAagggttttcattattatttcaccagtttttacctttttcttcctcttgactTCCTTGGCAGGGGTTACATTATCACTGGCAGGGGTAGCAGAGTCTATTCCAACCCTGTCACATCTGTTCTCTACACTGGCAGgggttttcatcattatttctccagtttttacccttttcttcctcttgactTCCTTGGCAGGGGTTACATTATCATTGGCAGGGGTAGCAGAGTCTATTCCAACCCTGTCACATCTGTTCTCTACACTGGCAAGGGTTTGCATCATTATTTCTCCAGTTtttacacttttcttcctcttgactTCCTTGGCAGGGGTTACATTATCATTGGCAGGGGTAGCAGAGTCTATTCCAACCCTGTCACATCTGTTCTCTACACTGGCAGggg is a window of Portunus trituberculatus isolate SZX2019 chromosome 1, ASM1759143v1, whole genome shotgun sequence DNA encoding:
- the LOC123499553 gene encoding uncharacterized protein LOC123499553 — encoded protein: MKTPASVENRCDRVGIDSATPASDNVTPAKEVKRKKSVKTGEIMMKTPASVENRCDRVGIDSATPASDNVTPAKEAKRKKKVKTGEIMMQTLASVENRCDRVGIDSATPASDNVTPAKEVKRKKRVKTGEIMMKTPASVENRCDRVGIDSATPASDNVTPAKEVKRKKRVKTGEIMMKTPASVENRCDRVGIDSATPANDNVTPAKEVKRKKSVKTGEIMMQTLASVENRCDRVGIDSATPANDNVTPAKEVKRKKRVKTGEIMMKTPASVENRCDRVGIDSATPASDNVTPAKEVKRKKKEVKRKKRVKTGEIMMQTLASVENRCDRVGIDSATPANDNVTPARKHRKKKEKNVTSFDTVASPASENYPAKEYRVKINSNIPANNEFIPAKMHKKRKKRKLKDTCVSSPARIFHILPQATSTPINATNPLSNPKKKKKVKYTSASEEN